Proteins encoded in a region of the Inquilinus sp. KBS0705 genome:
- a CDS encoding methyltransferase domain-containing protein, whose amino-acid sequence MSYKCELCDSEKKSVLYSKDRNGKDVNNFICGECGFVFVLPRPSEEVKVELYKEGLFSLEGRGSLAPDDAKFKKTEALAYKRFKLLESVIGEDVFSKNKKTVEIGCGAGSFLRYMSAAGWEVTGIEPDPVFALAGKERYGINIESTFLEEFDPGYKFDLISTFHVIEHVEEVNAFLSKINLLLNDNGILFIECPTIDKMYGPNADFFFWDVHINTFSNLTLKSFLIKHGFEIVEQTVFGNFINYICRKNPSSNDYTKYFDRPARIEELVEKKNKGEKPTLRQILGKAKLNLKKKIKSALKSSKQRIDKNKIQIAHIGFHNAGNTGDVVLFESVRLLFKSIKKDIQFSLFNVHDQVTPELIKTLNKFDLIIIGGGGLFLRDTNPNEISGWQWACPNDLMEKITTPIAVFAVGYNRFRNQEDFHENFRKSIAILMDKSVSFGIRNTGSINKLKDYYTPERQKQIIYQPCSTTFLDKYFESVEHISESNKIAVNIAFDRHSMRFQGKEKQVLYNVADALKYFSDKGWQIDVISHVPTDQEAQIWFKARGLNFNIVNIEKQHVGKVADVYKQYKVVLGMRGHAQMIPFGLSVPIITLSTHDKMMYFLEDIQHTEWGIELVKENNLKEEIINKVNYINDNYPLVKKQIAEAQEKLWQSSKNNIENIFSRLKNKT is encoded by the coding sequence ATGAGCTATAAATGTGAACTTTGTGATTCGGAAAAAAAGAGTGTGCTTTATTCAAAAGACCGGAATGGGAAAGATGTAAATAATTTTATTTGCGGTGAATGTGGTTTTGTTTTTGTTTTACCAAGACCTTCAGAAGAAGTAAAGGTAGAACTTTATAAAGAAGGACTTTTTTCTTTAGAGGGTAGAGGTTCGCTTGCCCCTGACGACGCAAAGTTTAAAAAAACAGAGGCCTTAGCTTACAAGCGGTTTAAATTGCTTGAATCTGTAATTGGTGAAGATGTATTTTCAAAAAATAAAAAAACTGTTGAGATTGGCTGTGGCGCAGGTAGTTTTTTAAGATATATGAGTGCAGCCGGCTGGGAAGTAACAGGTATAGAACCTGACCCGGTATTTGCCTTAGCGGGTAAAGAAAGGTATGGTATTAATATAGAAAGTACATTTTTAGAGGAATTTGACCCGGGATATAAATTTGACTTGATATCAACCTTTCATGTTATAGAACATGTGGAAGAAGTTAACGCATTTTTATCAAAAATTAATTTGTTATTAAACGATAACGGCATTTTATTTATAGAATGCCCAACTATCGATAAGATGTACGGGCCTAACGCCGATTTCTTTTTCTGGGATGTACATATAAATACGTTTTCAAATTTAACATTGAAAAGTTTTTTGATAAAGCATGGATTTGAAATAGTTGAACAAACAGTTTTTGGCAATTTTATAAATTATATATGCCGTAAAAATCCTTCTTCCAACGATTATACGAAGTATTTTGATAGGCCTGCAAGAATTGAGGAACTCGTAGAAAAGAAAAACAAAGGTGAAAAACCCACACTTCGGCAAATTTTAGGCAAAGCAAAGCTAAATTTAAAAAAGAAAATTAAATCTGCCTTAAAAAGTTCAAAGCAGCGTATTGATAAAAACAAGATCCAGATAGCGCATATTGGTTTTCATAATGCAGGTAATACAGGTGATGTTGTTTTGTTTGAATCGGTAAGGCTATTATTTAAAAGTATTAAAAAAGACATTCAATTTTCTCTATTTAACGTTCATGATCAAGTTACTCCTGAATTAATAAAAACATTAAATAAATTCGATTTAATTATTATAGGAGGCGGGGGGCTATTTTTACGCGACACTAACCCTAACGAAATATCCGGCTGGCAATGGGCATGCCCTAATGATTTGATGGAAAAAATAACTACACCAATTGCAGTTTTTGCTGTAGGTTATAACAGGTTTAGAAACCAGGAAGATTTTCATGAGAACTTTAGGAAAAGTATAGCTATATTAATGGATAAAAGCGTTTCGTTCGGAATTAGAAATACTGGCAGTATAAATAAACTTAAAGATTACTATACCCCTGAAAGGCAAAAACAAATTATATATCAGCCTTGTTCAACTACTTTTTTAGATAAATACTTTGAATCTGTCGAACATATTTCAGAATCAAATAAAATAGCGGTTAATATAGCGTTTGACAGACATAGCATGCGTTTTCAAGGCAAAGAAAAGCAAGTACTTTATAATGTTGCCGATGCTTTAAAGTATTTTAGTGATAAAGGATGGCAAATTGATGTTATATCGCATGTGCCAACGGATCAGGAAGCGCAAATATGGTTTAAAGCAAGAGGGCTTAACTTTAACATCGTTAATATCGAAAAGCAACATGTTGGCAAGGTTGCTGATGTTTATAAACAATATAAGGTAGTGTTAGGAATGCGAGGGCATGCACAAATGATACCATTTGGTTTAAGTGTACCCATTATTACTTTATCTACCCATGATAAAATGATGTATTTTTTAGAAGATATACAACATACTGAGTGGGGTATTGAATTAGTAAAAGAAAATAATTTAAAAGAAGAAATAATTAACAAGGTTAATTATATTAACGATAATTATCCTCTTGTAAAAAAACAAATTGCCGAAGCTCAGGAAAAGTTATGGCAATCATCAAAAAATAACATTGAGAATATTTTTTCCAGATTAAAAAATAAAACATGA
- a CDS encoding N-acetylneuraminate synthase yields the protein MSIEQSATPKIIAEIGCNHKGDMNIAKDLIATAALFCKVDVAKFQKRNNKALLSEEEYNTPHPNPENSYGSTYGEHREFLELSLEDHRQLKAWCEEYGIEYSTSVWDIISAQEITELNPKLIKIPSACNLNKEMLGYLCDHYNGEIHVSFGMTLQDEEEQIVKFFESKGRAKDLVLYSCTSGYPVPFEDISLLEIVRIKEQFEGRVKAIGFSGHHLGIAVDAAAIALGAEWVERHFTLDRTWKGTDHAASLEPDGLRKLARDCKAVHKALTYKEKQILDIESVQRNKLKKNQIKWQ from the coding sequence ATGAGTATAGAACAAAGTGCTACTCCGAAGATTATAGCCGAAATAGGTTGTAACCATAAAGGAGATATGAATATAGCTAAAGATTTAATCGCAACTGCAGCTCTTTTTTGCAAGGTTGATGTGGCTAAATTTCAAAAAAGAAATAATAAGGCGTTATTATCTGAAGAAGAATATAACACGCCGCACCCTAATCCTGAAAATTCATACGGTAGTACCTATGGCGAGCACAGGGAGTTTTTAGAGCTTAGCCTGGAAGATCACCGCCAGTTAAAAGCCTGGTGTGAAGAATATGGAATAGAATACTCTACATCTGTTTGGGATATTATTTCGGCACAAGAAATAACAGAATTAAATCCTAAACTAATTAAAATACCGTCGGCATGTAACTTAAATAAAGAGATGTTAGGTTATTTATGCGATCACTATAATGGTGAAATCCACGTTTCTTTTGGGATGACGCTGCAAGATGAAGAGGAGCAAATTGTAAAATTCTTTGAATCAAAGGGCAGAGCGAAAGATTTGGTTTTATACAGTTGCACCTCAGGTTATCCTGTACCATTTGAAGATATTTCATTATTAGAGATAGTACGTATAAAAGAGCAGTTTGAAGGCAGGGTTAAAGCTATTGGGTTTTCGGGGCACCATTTAGGAATAGCAGTAGATGCCGCCGCCATTGCATTAGGTGCAGAGTGGGTTGAAAGGCACTTTACACTTGATCGTACCTGGAAAGGAACAGACCACGCCGCATCATTGGAGCCAGATGGATTAAGAAAACTTGCCCGTGATTGTAAGGCTGTCCATAAAGCATTAACGTATAAAGAAAAACAAATATTAGATATCGAGAGTGTACAACGTAATAAGCTAAAAAAGAATCAAATAAAGTGGCAATAG
- a CDS encoding acylneuraminate cytidylyltransferase, which produces MAIVALVPARCGSKSIPFKNVKSFCGKPLIYWNLKALNDAPDVTYIHVATDCDEIEQIVNDFNFSKVGVYRRNKENANDTASTESVMLEFLGNKAQDFKADDLFILSQITNPFTTSMDFSDAINQLKNKGGDSLLSCAPIKRFFWNKNGTPQNYDYLNRPRRQDFDGTYIENGAFYINTIGNIQRDKNRLSGKISIYEMPEYTQIEIDEPHDWIIAEGLFKATVYHSFLPTVNERVKNIKIVLTDVDGVLTDAGMYYSEKGDELKKFNTHDGMAFSILHEKGFKTGIITSETTEIVTRRAAKLKVDYVYQGKRDGGKLEAIKEICFKENIGLNDVAYIGDDINCIAALEAVGFAACPANATSLVKAIAGINILQTKGGEGAFREFAGIILSNET; this is translated from the coding sequence GTGGCAATAGTTGCATTAGTGCCTGCCCGTTGCGGGAGCAAATCAATCCCGTTTAAAAATGTTAAATCATTTTGTGGTAAGCCGTTAATTTATTGGAACCTAAAAGCTTTAAATGATGCACCTGACGTTACTTATATCCATGTGGCAACGGATTGTGATGAAATTGAGCAAATTGTTAATGACTTCAATTTTAGCAAAGTAGGTGTGTATCGGCGAAATAAAGAAAATGCGAATGATACCGCCAGTACCGAATCTGTTATGCTGGAGTTTTTAGGTAACAAAGCTCAAGACTTTAAAGCCGACGATTTATTTATTCTTTCGCAGATTACCAATCCCTTCACCACAAGTATGGATTTTTCTGATGCCATAAACCAGCTTAAAAACAAAGGAGGCGATTCGTTATTAAGCTGTGCGCCCATTAAACGATTTTTTTGGAACAAAAACGGCACTCCGCAGAATTACGATTATCTAAATCGTCCCCGCAGACAGGATTTTGATGGAACATACATCGAAAACGGTGCGTTTTACATAAATACGATAGGCAATATACAGCGGGATAAAAATAGGCTCTCTGGCAAGATATCTATTTACGAGATGCCCGAATACACCCAGATAGAAATTGATGAACCACATGACTGGATAATAGCCGAGGGGCTATTTAAAGCTACGGTATACCATAGCTTTTTACCCACTGTTAACGAGAGAGTAAAAAATATAAAAATTGTACTAACTGATGTAGATGGTGTTTTAACAGATGCCGGAATGTATTATTCAGAAAAAGGTGACGAGTTGAAAAAATTCAACACTCATGATGGTATGGCTTTTTCTATTTTACATGAAAAAGGTTTTAAAACCGGAATTATAACGTCAGAGACTACCGAAATAGTAACACGCCGGGCGGCAAAGTTAAAAGTAGATTATGTTTACCAGGGTAAACGCGACGGCGGTAAGTTAGAGGCTATCAAAGAAATATGTTTTAAAGAGAATATTGGATTAAACGATGTAGCCTACATAGGTGATGATATTAACTGTATTGCAGCGCTTGAAGCTGTAGGTTTTGCCGCTTGTCCTGCAAACGCCACATCACTGGTAAAAGCTATAGCAGGCATAAATATATTACAAACAAAAGGCGGAGAAGGCGCTTTTAGGGAATTTGCCGGGATAATACTTTCAAATGAAACATAA